Part of the Melopsittacus undulatus isolate bMelUnd1 chromosome 12, bMelUnd1.mat.Z, whole genome shotgun sequence genome, agctgtggctgccccatccctggcagtgttcaaggccaggttggacacaggggcttggagcagctgctccagtggaaggggtccctgcctgtggcaggggttggagctggaggagctttaaggtcctttctacacaaaccattccatggttctgtgaGAATGTGTTTAAAAACCTGCTTTAAACAACCCCCgaatcccagcactgcccctgCACAGgctcctctgccccagcagtgcCCATGTGCACTCTGTCCCTGCGCACATTCCAGGACACATCGTGGCTCCACCAGCACTGCTCTCCCCTAGCACCAGCAGGGAAGCAAATCCAGGTCCTCAACAGCCACATGGCAGAGGGGACTCAGTGAGGACAGGCGGGTGGTCCAGGCCAGCCCTACCAGTGCAGTTTGTCCTTATTGTATCCTTCCCGTGGGATGGCTCCTTAGGGCTGGTTTGGGCAGAGCCTTTGGCACCTTCCCTCCACGGAACGTCCTCCACGGCCTGCACTGAGGATCAGTGTGTGTTGAAGGAGGTGAGGATGTCCTGCTCCCAACCccttgtgctgcagctcctgggatCACAGGGGCAGTTCCCAGGCCAAACTCAGGCCCTGTTCCCACTTACAGCAATGAAAGAGCCCCATGGCAGAGGCTGGTGACCACGCAGGTTTCTGTGGCTCTCCAcctcttcccagctctctggaaagctccctgctccctgccttggGAAGACACCACACGGCCAAAGACACATAACCTCAACACACCGGACACCCTCAGCCCATCCCCTTTGCTGCGGCAATTGCTGCCTCAGTGCAACACCATTTGGAGCTGCTCTCCAAACACGTGCAGAGCCCCCAGAGCCTGGGATTCATTCACTAGGAGCCAGCAGCTTGCACGGAACAGCCTCACATCCCACCAGAGCACTGGGAGCTTCCCCAGGGTCAGGTTCAAGCAGGGAGCATCACTCGGTTGTGTCTGgcacagccaggagcagagGTTTGTGAGGGCGCGCTCTGCCCTGCCCACGAACACCTGATCCCTTGGGAAATCCCTTTTCCACCCTTGGAAAAGAGCCCTCTGGTTTCCAGCCGAGGTGCTCGTGTCCCCTCCTCCCCCAGGAAGGGAGGCTCATGTCCGCATCCATGTCCACATCCATGCCCATGTtcacctccctctgctcccGCAGCACTCCCAGGGGCAGTGAACATCTGGATGCCACGAAAGGCTCTGGATCAAGAGTGTCACCTAGTGGCAACAGAGCTGGTAAAGGCTCCATGATCCCACAGGGACCCCACGCACTTCCCACACAAGTGGGACCAGACAGCCCTCAAACCTCCCGGCTGCAGCGCCTGATGTGTCCACATGCAGCCCAGATGTTGGGAATCCGGGGTGGGTTTTCCCTTGACGAGCTCTTCCTCCTGAATGGAACGCAGCAAGCTAACAGGAACCATTGCTTCCCATGCCCTGTaccctcctgtgctgctggcctGCTGCAAACAGCTTCACCCCATCAGCACTGGGGAGCCTACGGCCACAAACCAGACAGGCACCAGCGCACTGAGGGGTGGGAGTCAGAAcccatttatttcagaaacacaaacccaaccaaacccaaccaaaatcCTTGTAAATCGGAGGGGGGGCATCGAGTACAAGCTCTGGAAGCTCTTGTCAGGGCAGCGCCAAAGAAACCAGCTCCATACAACAGAGAGAaagggggagcaggaggggcccccagcccggcacaagcagcCCCTGCAAGGCTCCATCTGCACCCTGGCACTCGTCCCCCTCTCCCTCCACCACCCTTAAAGTGCAGCAGGGAGTGGGGGCAGAGGGGCTGGCTCCCCCCCAGCCTGCTCTTGGCCTTCCCCTGTGAGCCACAGCAGTGCCCATGGCACGATCCAGCTCCCTCGTGGTGGCCCCAGGGACCAGGAAGGTGAAGGCCGTCACCATCACGGATCCCAACCACCTCACACGGCCCCAGCGACACATCCTGGGGGAAAACgctccccaggagctgctggcacaaGAGGGTTGGGGTTGAATGAAGATCCAGCAGGGAACAGCGTGTCCAGCTCAGCTCctgaggcaggcagggatggaaggaggaagaagggatgCAGCCGGTCCCACACAGGAGAGCTGCGCATCTCCTGTGGGTCTGAGACACATCCCTTCCTCCTGCACCCCAGGGATGAGCCATTTACAAGAGGAAAACCCAGGACTCGGGAAGGGCTCCACACGGGTCAGGAGCCTGCAGACAGCACCTggggagctcagctcaggctctgCTCTCAGCCAAAACCCCCTCATCCGTGTCCCTGCTCCTCTCAatatattattactattatgTGCAAGTCGTTTTGCATCCGACAACACGGAGccctcagccctgcctgtgcctcACAACATTCCTGCTTCCCTGGGGGACCACGGAGAGCAAAGCGGGAGGGCAGCTACGGGACAGGAAAGACTccaccccccctccctccccaaaccccatccctgtcccgcacacacacacacacacacacagggacaGTCCACAGGGGCCGGGTCACTCGTCCCCCTCCTCCtcatggtgatggtggtgacTGGAGGCAGGAGGTTCCTCCACCtcctgctggtggtggtggccGTAGTGATGGGGGCCGGGACCTTCGGCAGGCATGTTCTCCTCGGCGTTCAGGTAGACGTTGAACAGGGCTCCCTCGTGGCTGGGCTCCTTCCCGCACGCCTGGCAGCTGCAGTGAAGGATCTTCTCCACCAGCTTGTCCACCCTGGGGATCTCGTCGTTGCCTGGGCAGTCCAGGGTCACCTGGGCAGAGGGATGAGGGTGCAGGGATGAGCTCGCAGGCTCAGGGGCCGTGTGGACACGTGGCTGTGGGTCTGACCTGCCCCGTGCCCTGCAGACTTGGTGCATTATAAGCCAGAAGTGGTGGTTCATTATCCATATAAAGAAACCTCTACTGTCAGTCTGCAAGGCAAGAGCTCACTGGAAATGTCTCATAAGGGACAAGGTGCAGGGAAAGTCATAGGATCATCATAGAACCATGAAATgagttgggttggaagggaccttaaagctcctccagctccaacccctgccacaggcagggaccccttccactggagcagctgctccaagcccctgtgtccaacctggcctttgagcactgccagggatggggcagccacagcttctctgggcaccctgtgccagcgcctcagcaccctcacagggaacagcttctgcctaagagctcatctcagtctcccctctggcaggttcaagccattccccttggcctgtccctacatcccttgtcccaagcccctctccaggtttcctgcagcccctttaggcactggagctgctctcaggtctccccttcaggagccttctcttgtccaggctgccccagcccagctctctcagcctggctccagagcagagctgctccagccctcgcagcatctccatggcctcctctggcctcgctccaacagctccaggtccctcttgtgctgctggcccagagctggatcagggctgcagggggggtctccccagagcacatcagaggggcaggatcccctccctgagctgctgctcacactctgggggtgcagcccagcacacggggaGGTTCTGGGCTGACTGATGGGCTGTGTTGAGCAGCGGCTCAAGCAGGATGCTGCTCCCGTCACTGCTGGCACAGAAGCCTCAGCAGTAACTCAAAGCTCCCCCCAAGATCACTGCTGAGCATCTGAGAGTTTGGATTGAGCCATCTGCCCAAAGGCATGagctgaaagcacagcagagctgagcccagcatcctggcttgcCTCAGAGGCAGGGTTTATGGCTCTGCCAGGAGCAATGGGGGCATGGAGCTGTTTGGGCTGGCAGATGGGCTGTGGGAAGCACTTGTGGACATCAGAGAAGGCAAAAACTCCCAAGTGGGAGGAGGTGACAACAGGAGCAGTGGGGAGAAGAGGCACGAGGGATGCACACAGGGATGAATAATGCAAGGCCTGATGGGGATGCTTCTGCAAACAGTGATGCACGCATCGCTCACCACTGCAGTCCagttgctgcagcagccccttcATCAGGCATCCTGAGACAGGTCTGCCACTGAGAGACACCCAAAACTGCAACTGGGGAACCTCAGGGGAGGAGAATGTCTTGTCCTGAAGtggtggcagagcagagccGAGCGCCCTCAGCAGCAGGAcccctggggcaggcagggatggatACTCACGATTTCCCACATGGACTGCGCTGGCATGCAGGAGTCACAGTGAACCAGGGACTCTGTGGACTGAGGGAAGGTGTTGGGGACGCTGTAGCTGAAACACTGCCCCAGGCAGGCCCTGCAAAGACAAGGGGAGGGATGAAACCTCAGGGGAGGCACTGCTCTTTCCAACAGAGgggccaggcaggagcaggacatTGTGGGAGTGACAGCCCCAGAGGCACCgcagtgccagcagcagaaggagCGAGCTGCACCCAGCTCCGTGCTGGATCCCTACCTGTTCTGGATGGACTTGGACTCGCAGCCGCTGTGCCCCACGATCTGGGTGATGTTCTTGGCCTCGCACCAAGCGCTCTTGTCGGGGAAGAGGGCGAGCTTGTTGATGGGGGGCGGTGCAGCcaggagcagtgctgggaggaGGGCACCGACCACAAACCATAACATCATGGCCAGCTCTGCCGGGACCCTACAACTGCACACAGGGAGCACGGCGTTAGGAgggggcagcaggcaggcagccctgcttctgcagccccacagccgcTCCTGGCCACCACAAGCACAGCTGTGCCTGCGGTGCTGGTGCTCACATCGCCCTCAAGCACTGCGCAtcctgctctgcctcctccctcttCGGAACACGGCCCCAGGCAGGCAGGTacctgcactgctgctcccaAGCTTCGTGCCAGGACCTTCCCATCATCTCCCAGGCCAAGCTGGGCTGGGTGTTTGCAGAACAACAGCATCAGCTCCATGGGCTGAGGAAGCAGAGCTCAGCGCTGGTTTCATGCGAGGAGGGCGCACACTTCCCGCTCCCTTCTCTCGCACCTGAAAAGCCAAAGCCGGCCCCGGTGTGAGGGATGAGGGGCAGGAAAACCGCTCTCCTCCTGGAAGTGCGCAGCAGGGGTCGCTGCAAGGCAGCGGCGAGCAGGGAGAGCTGGGAAAGCCTCCGTCCAGAGGCCGGGAACCGGCAGGGACCGAACCAGCCTTTACTTGGACAGAGCCGCTCAAAGGCAGGAACAAGGATGGGAACGGAGCCTGCGGACAGGGGGGACCCTTCGATAACAAACATGAACCTCGCTCACCAAGGTGGCCAGAGAAATCCCACGCAGGGTTTCCCTGTGGAAAGGCGTATTCCCAACCAAGGCGCCTGCATTAACACTCCCAATGCCCGaggaaaagcagacagaaaagcaCCACAGAAATAGGGgaattttttcccctgtgggGTTTGGATGCAGTCACAGTGAAAGGCTTTTCTGAGCTATTTGTTAGAACCATGTTATTTGCTCCTATTTATTTATCCAGACTAAGATCCAAGGCCCACACTGGAAAGACTCCTGTTGATTCCCAGGGCTCCTGGCCTCAGCCCTCTAATGCttgctggggaaggagaggaaaaatgctttgcttatCAGACACTGGTGCCAGAGGCAGCTCCATTCCCCTGCTCTCTACACAGTGCTCCCAAATCCCTCCTCGACTGCAGGACCACCACATTTACCTacatagaaccatggaatggtttgggttgaagggaccttaaagctcatccagctccaacccctgccatgggcagggacgcttccactggagcagctgctccaagcccctgtgtccaacctggccttgaacactgccagggatggggcagccacagcttctctgggcaccctgtgccagcgcctcagcaccctcacagggaagagcttgtgccttatctccaacctgaacttcccctgtttcagtttgaacccatcaccccttgtcctgttgctccagtccctgatgaagagtccctctccagcatctctgtagcccccttcagacactggaagctgctctgatgtctccccttcaggagccttctcttcttacATGACTGAGACATCCTACAAGAACCTCTCACAGCTCCAGCTTGGGTATATTAAGGCCATTATGAGGCAAAGGGCTTTGTCCTGTTACCCCTTCACTGAGCCCAAACTCCTGGATCTGAATTGAGAGACAAGAGATGCTGCCCCAGCCTCCATCCCAAGGCAGCAAGAAGAGGGCATCTTCATTCCCTGGTCCCCGGATCTCCGGAGGAATCAGGTGGTCTCTCTGCTAACCTCTATTTCCTGGAGGTACAGGAACTGTAATCACAGATGgctcaggttggaaaggaccttaaggtcatccagtaATGGTATAATGCAGCCACACCTTTACAGCCCTTGCTTCCTAACCCTCCCATCACTTGCTCATGTGAATGCCCCAGTCCCCAGTGAGAACACCTGCACAAAGCAGGGTTTGCAGCTCCTGCTTGGAGATAAGCAGAGGGGTTCCGCCCCTGAACTTGTGTGGTTAAATACATTTGTCCTGAAGACAACGCTCAGGGCTTTCTTCTGCTCCCAGAAGGTTCATTTTCATGTGAATAGGGGAGTTCTGCAGCTCCTAAGAACCCAActgagctgcacacacacacttggCTTGCTCAGCACCAGTCTCATTCCTCAaacaccagcagctctgtgctgaggaATCTCACTCCCAAAGGCAAGTCCGAGATCAGA contains:
- the NBL1 gene encoding neuroblastoma suppressor of tumorigenicity 1, translating into MMLWFVVGALLPALLLAAPPPINKLALFPDKSAWCEAKNITQIVGHSGCESKSIQNRACLGQCFSYSVPNTFPQSTESLVHCDSCMPAQSMWEIVTLDCPGNDEIPRVDKLVEKILHCSCQACGKEPSHEGALFNVYLNAEENMPAEGPGPHHYGHHHQQEVEEPPASSHHHHHEEEGDE